The bacterium genome includes the window CACTCAGGAAAAACTGCATATTTTTGATTATTTCCCCGAGTTTGAAAAGAAAAGAAAACCAATTGTCCGGGTAACTGAGAGGAATCTGATAAGGAATGCAGAGACGGGTTTTCCGTCATATCCGGATAACACGAGAGCGTTCCTTAAGATTCAGGACGGCTGCGATAGCTTCTGCACTTACTGTATTGTGCCATATACCAGAGGCCCTTCAAGGAGCGTTGATATAAATACAATTATTGATCAGGCAAAAAATCTTATATCTGAAGGATTTAAAGAGATTGTACTCACAGGTGTACACATAGGAAAGTGGTCTATGCAGGAAGACAATAGTATGGGCCTTACATATCTTCTGAAAAAATTGCTGGAAATTGATTATAATGGCAGAATAAGACTCAGCTCTCTTGAACCGGAAGAAGTAACAGATGAACTCCTTGATTATGCACAGCATGATCATAGAGTCTGCAGGCATTTTCACATATCCCTGCAGAGCGGCAGCAATTCCGTATTAAAAAGAATGAACCGTCTTTACACAACCGGGATCGTTCAGAATCGTATTGATTCTATATTGAGCCGTTTCCCGAATGCCGGGTTAGGATGTGACGTTATCACCGGATTTCCTGGAGAAACAGAGAAAGAGTTTAACGAGACTCTGGATTTTATTTCCCGCAATAATTTTACATACCTTCACGTATTTCCGTACTCCGTTAGAAAAGGTACGGCAGCAGCTAATTTTTCAGACCAGGTGGCTTCTGAAATAAGAAAAAAAAGAGCTGCAGCTCTCAGAGAATTAGGCAGGAAGGAAAAAACAGAGTTTATCGGAAATTGGATCGGCAAAAAGGTGTCAATACTTGC containing:
- the mtaB gene encoding tRNA (N(6)-L-threonylcarbamoyladenosine(37)-C(2))-methylthiotransferase MtaB yields the protein MKKVAFFTLGCKLNQAETAIIARQFGRRGYRVVSAEEKPDVFVVNTCTVTERSAAKSRKAVRKMSRENPDTVIIVTGCYAQVSKSEAIKIKGVDCILGTQEKLHIFDYFPEFEKKRKPIVRVTERNLIRNAETGFPSYPDNTRAFLKIQDGCDSFCTYCIVPYTRGPSRSVDINTIIDQAKNLISEGFKEIVLTGVHIGKWSMQEDNSMGLTYLLKKLLEIDYNGRIRLSSLEPEEVTDELLDYAQHDHRVCRHFHISLQSGSNSVLKRMNRLYTTGIVQNRIDSILSRFPNAGLGCDVITGFPGETEKEFNETLDFISRNNFTYLHVFPYSVRKGTAAANFSDQVASEIRKKRAAALRELGRKEKTEFIGNWIGKKVSILAEDKKRGNTMSGLTSEYLRVEIPFQKDISNTFVNVLIKKPLPDRAAGKVVV